One genomic window of [Clostridium] scindens ATCC 35704 includes the following:
- a CDS encoding alpha/beta fold hydrolase has protein sequence MSYFYYQSKRIYYTESGNGAPVLFLHGNTASSKMFELLLPLYEERFHVILIDFLGHGRSERLERFPADLWMEEARQTTALLEYLKLGKISLVGTSGGAWAAINAALERPDLVGKVVADSFDGRTLADDFARNLVLERASAKQDEMGVGFYEWCQGDDWERVVDMDTEAMIQCAEKKLPLFIKPLNGLKVSLLLMGSEEDEMCRKDFLEEYDAIAKETGAQIQIFPTGNHPALLSNAERAAEAIGRFLK, from the coding sequence ATGTCATATTTTTATTATCAGTCAAAAAGGATTTATTACACCGAATCTGGAAATGGAGCACCCGTATTATTCTTGCATGGCAATACTGCATCTTCCAAAATGTTTGAACTATTACTGCCCTTATATGAGGAACGGTTCCATGTGATTCTCATTGATTTCCTGGGGCATGGAAGATCAGAACGCTTGGAGAGGTTTCCGGCGGATCTCTGGATGGAGGAGGCCAGACAGACCACTGCGCTGCTTGAGTATCTTAAACTGGGAAAGATAAGTCTGGTAGGAACCAGCGGAGGCGCGTGGGCGGCAATCAATGCTGCCTTGGAGCGGCCGGACCTGGTTGGCAAAGTAGTGGCGGACAGTTTTGACGGCCGGACGCTGGCGGATGATTTCGCAAGGAATCTTGTCCTGGAACGGGCAAGCGCCAAGCAGGACGAGATGGGAGTCGGATTCTATGAGTGGTGCCAGGGAGACGACTGGGAGCGCGTGGTTGACATGGACACAGAAGCCATGATCCAGTGCGCTGAAAAGAAACTGCCGTTATTCATTAAGCCGTTGAATGGATTAAAGGTATCGCTTCTTCTTATGGGCAGCGAGGAGGACGAGATGTGCAGGAAGGATTTTCTGGAAGAATATGATGCAATTGCAAAAGAAACCGGCGCGCAGATTCAGATATTTCCTACCGGGAATCATCCGGCGCTTCTTTCCAATGCAGAGCGGGCGGCGGAAGCCATTGGCAGATTTCTTAAATAG
- the pyk gene encoding pyruvate kinase encodes MRKTKIVCTLGPATDEGNVLEQLIQEGMDVARFNFSHGTHEEQKARLDRLKELRTKYDRPIAAMLDTKGPEIRIGCFKEGEAVLEEGQIFTLVSRNVEGTRDYVSITYKELYKDVSPGDTILIDDGLIEMEVKEISGEDIACLVRNGGRLSDQKGVNIPGTELNMEFLSKKDRADLLFGIQEDFDFVAASFTRTAEDIREMRLLLDENGGRDINIIAKIENQQGVDHIDEIIEAADGIMIARGDMGVEIPLERVPVIQQTIIRKVYCAGKQVITATQMLDSMMEHPRPTRAETSDIANAIYQGTSAIMLSGETAAGKYPVRALQTMVRVASYMEQNINYNEIFKKRDRAEDPDITNAISHATCMTAMDLKANIILAASETGFTARMISKYRPGCMIGGCSSSRKVCRQLNMSWGIYPLYTKEEYSSEILCLRAMEAAKRHGLVEDGDKIVFTGGVPLGIPGKTNLIRVCIVGE; translated from the coding sequence ATGAGAAAGACGAAGATTGTCTGCACGCTGGGACCGGCCACGGATGAGGGGAACGTGCTGGAGCAGCTGATTCAGGAAGGGATGGATGTTGCCAGGTTTAATTTTTCGCATGGCACGCATGAGGAGCAGAAGGCGCGGCTGGACCGGTTAAAGGAATTGAGAACGAAGTATGACAGGCCCATCGCGGCGATGCTGGATACTAAGGGACCGGAGATTCGGATTGGCTGTTTTAAAGAGGGAGAGGCGGTTCTTGAAGAAGGACAGATATTTACGCTGGTATCCCGGAATGTGGAAGGAACCAGGGACTATGTCTCAATTACTTACAAGGAACTTTATAAGGATGTGAGCCCGGGAGATACCATATTGATCGATGACGGGCTGATCGAGATGGAAGTGAAGGAAATCTCAGGGGAGGACATCGCGTGCCTGGTGAGGAATGGAGGAAGGCTGTCTGATCAGAAGGGAGTCAATATACCGGGGACTGAGTTGAACATGGAGTTTCTCAGCAAAAAGGACCGGGCGGATCTGCTGTTTGGAATTCAGGAGGACTTTGACTTTGTAGCCGCCTCATTTACCCGCACTGCTGAAGACATCCGCGAGATGCGCCTGCTTCTGGATGAGAATGGCGGCAGGGACATCAATATTATTGCGAAGATCGAGAACCAGCAAGGGGTGGACCACATTGATGAGATTATAGAGGCGGCGGACGGCATCATGATCGCCCGAGGCGATATGGGCGTGGAGATCCCGCTGGAGCGTGTTCCGGTCATCCAGCAGACGATCATCAGAAAGGTATACTGTGCTGGAAAGCAGGTGATAACGGCAACCCAGATGCTGGATTCTATGATGGAGCATCCGAGACCCACCCGGGCGGAGACCTCCGATATCGCGAATGCAATATATCAGGGGACCAGCGCCATCATGCTGTCCGGGGAGACGGCAGCAGGAAAGTATCCGGTCAGGGCGCTTCAGACCATGGTAAGGGTGGCATCTTATATGGAGCAGAATATCAATTACAATGAGATATTTAAGAAGCGGGACCGGGCGGAAGACCCGGATATTACCAATGCGATCTCCCATGCCACCTGCATGACCGCAATGGATCTGAAAGCCAATATCATTCTGGCAGCCAGCGAAACCGGATTTACGGCCCGCATGATCTCCAAGTACCGTCCGGGCTGCATGATCGGGGGGTGCTCCAGTTCCCGGAAGGTATGCCGCCAGCTCAATATGTCCTGGGGAATCTATCCCCTCTATACCAAGGAGGAATACAGTTCGGAGATTCTGTGCCTGCGGGCAATGGAGGCGGCAAAACGCCACGGGCTCGTAGAAGATGGGGATAAGATCGTATTTACAGGCGGAGTGCCGCTTGGAATTCCGGGAAAGACGAATCTGATCCGGGTCTGCATCGTGGGAGAGTAG
- a CDS encoding potassium channel family protein, whose amino-acid sequence MRKKEETAYGVIGLGRFGEALAIMLAQSGKEVIVVDRDESKIKEMRQYTECAFVTENLSAETLKEIGIQNCDVVIICIGEKADVSILITMSVIEMGVPRVIAKAFSPEQGAVLEKIGAEVVYPERDMALRLGKRLLSNSFIDFVSLCDSVEIRQLQAPESLLGRTVEETQMRRKYRLNIIAIVSGDHTEIEVMPDYRLKQGDIIVVIGKAENIDTFVNII is encoded by the coding sequence ATGAGAAAAAAAGAAGAAACTGCATATGGAGTCATTGGACTTGGGCGATTTGGAGAGGCCTTGGCAATCATGCTGGCGCAGTCCGGAAAAGAGGTTATCGTGGTAGACCGGGATGAGAGTAAGATTAAGGAAATGCGCCAATACACGGAATGCGCTTTCGTGACCGAGAACCTAAGCGCGGAAACCTTAAAAGAGATCGGCATCCAGAACTGCGACGTGGTTATTATCTGCATCGGCGAGAAAGCGGATGTCAGCATATTGATCACCATGAGCGTGATTGAGATGGGAGTGCCAAGAGTGATCGCGAAGGCGTTCAGCCCGGAACAGGGAGCGGTATTGGAAAAGATCGGGGCAGAGGTGGTCTATCCGGAAAGGGATATGGCGCTGCGGCTTGGAAAAAGGCTGCTGTCAAATAGTTTTATTGATTTTGTCTCTTTGTGCGACAGCGTTGAGATCCGCCAGCTGCAGGCGCCGGAGAGTCTGCTGGGGCGTACGGTGGAAGAGACGCAGATGCGTCGCAAATACCGCCTCAATATTATCGCCATCGTAAGCGGAGACCATACAGAGATCGAGGTTATGCCAGATTACCGCCTCAAGCAGGGAGATATCATCGTGGTAATCGGGAAAGCAGAAAATATTGATACATTTGTCAACATAATTTAA
- a CDS encoding TrkH family potassium uptake protein yields the protein MKNIKLFFRNQPPGRLIASGFALVILLGAFLLLLPVTIKDGAEVSVIDALFTSTSAVCVTGLIATDIADHFTVFGQAVVAILIQVGGLGVTSIGVGLVLAAGKRVGIKSRVLVKEALNVDTYKGIVRLVKAVLMMTLCFEAGGALLSFLVFSQDYAPLHAAGISIFHSIAAFNNSGFDILGGLQNLIPYQDDVLLNLTTCTLIIFGGLGFLVILDVLKRRRFRRLALHSKVVIATSLALLAVGTVSLKATEDITWLGAFFQSVSARTAGFSTYPIGQFTNAGLFVLCVLMFIGASPGSTGGGIKTSTFFVIFQEIRGMCAKKTVHAFHRSISRQNVSKAFMITILSGTVIGIAVFLMCILEPDFSFMQIFFEVISAFGTVGLSTGITPDLSVAGKTVLILVMFTGRVGAFTLLSMWVNRAEPNARYSEETISVG from the coding sequence ATGAAGAATATAAAATTATTTTTTAGAAATCAGCCGCCGGGGCGGCTCATTGCATCGGGATTCGCGCTTGTAATCCTGCTGGGAGCATTCCTGCTTTTGCTTCCAGTTACCATAAAAGACGGAGCAGAAGTATCTGTGATCGATGCGCTCTTTACTTCCACCAGCGCTGTCTGCGTGACTGGACTGATCGCGACGGATATTGCGGATCATTTTACCGTATTCGGGCAGGCGGTGGTGGCGATCCTGATCCAGGTCGGAGGCCTGGGCGTCACATCGATCGGCGTAGGCCTGGTACTGGCGGCAGGCAAGCGGGTTGGCATTAAGAGCAGGGTGCTGGTCAAGGAAGCGCTGAACGTGGATACATACAAAGGAATCGTAAGGCTGGTGAAGGCAGTACTCATGATGACCCTGTGCTTTGAGGCGGGAGGGGCGCTTCTTAGCTTCCTGGTATTCAGCCAGGATTACGCGCCGCTGCATGCGGCGGGAATCAGCATCTTCCATTCCATCGCCGCTTTTAATAACTCGGGATTCGACATTCTGGGAGGGCTGCAAAACCTGATCCCCTATCAGGATGACGTTCTGCTGAATCTGACGACTTGTACGTTGATCATTTTTGGAGGCTTGGGCTTTCTGGTGATTCTGGACGTATTAAAGCGGAGACGGTTTCGCAGGCTGGCCCTGCACTCGAAAGTAGTGATCGCGACCAGCCTGGCTTTGCTGGCTGTCGGAACGGTCTCATTGAAGGCTACGGAAGATATTACATGGCTGGGCGCCTTCTTCCAGAGCGTTTCCGCAAGGACGGCGGGATTCTCCACGTACCCGATCGGACAGTTTACCAATGCGGGATTATTCGTCCTGTGCGTGCTGATGTTCATCGGCGCGTCGCCCGGCTCTACCGGAGGCGGCATCAAGACCAGTACCTTCTTCGTGATATTCCAGGAGATACGGGGCATGTGCGCGAAGAAGACGGTCCACGCCTTCCACCGGAGTATCTCCAGACAGAATGTTTCAAAGGCGTTTATGATCACGATTCTCTCTGGCACGGTCATAGGCATTGCGGTATTTTTGATGTGCATTCTGGAACCAGATTTCAGTTTCATGCAAATCTTCTTTGAAGTGATCTCCGCGTTTGGAACGGTGGGGCTTTCTACCGGAATTACGCCGGATCTAAGCGTGGCAGGGAAGACTGTGCTCATCCTGGTCATGTTTACGGGAAGAGTCGGGGCGTTCACCCTGCTGTCTATGTGGGTGAACCGGGCGGAGCCGAATGCCAGGTATTCAGAAGAAACAATATCAGTTGGATAA
- a CDS encoding LysR family transcriptional regulator, with translation MNIHELNYVLCIAKHQNMTKAARELYISQPTLSKHLGKLERELGIKLFNRVDNCYIPTYAGRRYMEYASRVLELTRNWEKELEDLRSLNDGELNVAFPLMRSSCMIPWILPAFRQLHPNIRLNFLEETYAIQERLLNDGRIDFAIFSGGDPNPKLEYEVLGQEEILLAVSADNPLAKDAACDLLKEGGYPPVDWSKLHNEKFILHHPEQNTGAITGHLLKKHGITPTVPFYTRNTQAALLLVQQNEGICFAPETYIRNMTFHTPPVCFSLNDPEAFATTMITYRKGAYLSAYAQDFIRIAKEYFKGTSL, from the coding sequence ATGAACATACACGAGTTGAACTATGTACTCTGCATAGCCAAGCATCAGAATATGACGAAAGCGGCCCGGGAACTGTATATCTCCCAGCCGACGCTGAGCAAGCACCTGGGGAAACTTGAGCGGGAACTGGGAATCAAGCTTTTTAACCGGGTGGACAATTGCTATATCCCGACTTACGCGGGCAGGCGTTATATGGAATATGCCAGCCGCGTTCTGGAACTGACCCGGAATTGGGAGAAGGAGCTGGAGGACCTCCGGTCCTTGAATGACGGCGAACTGAATGTGGCATTCCCACTGATGCGAAGTTCCTGCATGATTCCCTGGATTCTCCCCGCATTCCGCCAGCTGCATCCGAATATCCGCCTGAATTTTCTGGAGGAGACTTATGCCATCCAGGAACGCCTGTTAAATGACGGCCGGATCGACTTTGCCATTTTCAGCGGAGGCGACCCGAACCCCAAGCTGGAATACGAGGTGCTGGGTCAGGAAGAGATCCTGCTGGCCGTGTCGGCGGACAATCCCCTGGCAAAGGATGCTGCCTGTGATCTTTTAAAAGAGGGCGGCTATCCGCCCGTGGACTGGTCAAAGCTTCATAACGAGAAGTTCATCCTGCACCATCCGGAGCAGAATACGGGAGCGATCACCGGACATCTTCTGAAAAAACACGGAATCACGCCCACTGTGCCATTCTATACGCGCAATACGCAGGCGGCGCTTCTTCTGGTCCAGCAAAATGAGGGGATTTGCTTTGCGCCGGAAACCTATATCCGCAACATGACGTTTCATACGCCGCCGGTCTGCTTTTCCTTAAACGATCCCGAAGCGTTCGCCACCACCATGATCACCTATCGGAAAGGGGCGTATCTGTCGGCGTATGCGCAGGATTTTATTCGGATAGCGAAGGAGTATTTTAAGGGGACCTCGTTATGA
- a CDS encoding NCS2 family permease gives MKQWLERQFKLSEFHSNVRTELLAGLTTFVTMAYVLATVPNMMESAGLDKHVMFTVLILLVILTTCAMAFYTNRPFALAPGLGSVGIVTAMIANDGIAPDVAAGVIFWSGVLFIVISFLGLREAVVRVIPVSLKHAVSAGIGLFIALLGAKSCGLIVANEAKKSLGFGDLTAPTVIVAVIGFVILLILKTRSVPGDMILAIALTTLVGIPFGVTKMPESLFTMPANIGGQFLHVDFLGALNFAYIPFLIALFVPDFFSTFGTVLGVGAKAGYLDEDGNLPGIDKCFKVDAVATSFGALFGMPSMTTYLESSAGVEAGGKTGLTVVFTSIFFGLALILAPIALMIPSAATAPVLMYIGINMLGAMRNIKFNDLTEAFPAYVCIVFTIFGNNIANGICAALPTYVIMKISAGKIKEIRPVMWILVAVCLLYFYSIL, from the coding sequence ATGAAACAGTGGTTGGAAAGACAGTTTAAATTGTCAGAGTTTCATTCAAATGTCAGGACAGAACTTCTGGCCGGCCTGACTACCTTTGTAACAATGGCCTACGTGCTGGCAACAGTACCGAATATGATGGAGTCCGCAGGATTAGACAAGCACGTCATGTTTACCGTGCTGATTCTGCTCGTAATCCTTACGACCTGCGCCATGGCATTCTATACGAACCGTCCATTTGCGCTGGCGCCGGGACTTGGCAGCGTAGGAATCGTAACCGCTATGATCGCCAATGACGGCATTGCACCGGATGTGGCGGCCGGCGTTATCTTTTGGAGCGGCGTATTATTTATCGTAATCTCCTTTTTAGGCCTTCGGGAGGCTGTAGTAAGAGTAATCCCCGTCAGCCTAAAGCACGCCGTAAGTGCCGGTATCGGCCTGTTTATCGCGCTGCTGGGCGCAAAAAGCTGCGGCCTGATCGTCGCAAACGAAGCGAAAAAAAGTCTGGGATTCGGCGATCTGACCGCGCCTACGGTGATCGTCGCTGTCATCGGATTCGTAATTTTGCTGATCCTGAAGACAAGAAGCGTGCCAGGAGATATGATTCTGGCAATCGCCCTCACTACGCTGGTTGGCATCCCATTCGGCGTCACAAAGATGCCGGAGAGCCTGTTTACCATGCCTGCAAATATAGGCGGCCAGTTTTTACATGTTGACTTTCTGGGCGCATTAAACTTTGCCTATATTCCATTTTTGATCGCCTTATTCGTTCCGGACTTTTTCTCCACCTTTGGAACCGTTCTTGGCGTTGGGGCGAAGGCCGGTTATCTGGATGAAGACGGCAATCTTCCGGGAATCGACAAATGCTTCAAGGTGGACGCTGTGGCTACCAGTTTTGGCGCATTATTCGGCATGCCCAGCATGACGACCTATCTGGAATCTTCCGCTGGCGTGGAGGCAGGCGGCAAGACCGGACTGACCGTCGTGTTTACTTCCATCTTCTTCGGACTTGCCCTGATCCTTGCGCCGATCGCCCTGATGATCCCATCGGCCGCCACCGCGCCGGTGCTGATGTACATCGGCATCAATATGCTGGGGGCAATGCGGAACATCAAATTCAACGATCTCACCGAAGCCTTCCCGGCTTATGTGTGCATCGTGTTTACCATTTTCGGAAATAACATTGCAAACGGCATCTGTGCCGCACTGCCCACCTATGTGATCATGAAGATCTCAGCCGGCAAAATAAAAGAAATCCGTCCGGTCATGTGGATTCTGGTGGCCGTCTGCCTGCTTTACTTTTATTCCATTCTGTAG
- a CDS encoding methylated-DNA--[protein]-cysteine S-methyltransferase has translation MYYATDYISPLGRVKLTADGEALIGLWLEGQKYFGGKVKEEFVENRSLPVLENAKDWLDRYFAGKKPEISELPLAPMGSAFQQGVWELLCEIPYGQVTTYGEIAKKMAARMGKSSMSGQAVGGAVGHNPISIIIPCHRVVGANGSLTGYAGGIKKKVKLLDHEGVDLQKFFIPKEGTAL, from the coding sequence ATGTATTACGCAACAGACTATATATCGCCCCTGGGCCGTGTCAAACTCACCGCTGATGGCGAAGCCCTGATAGGCCTGTGGCTGGAAGGACAAAAGTACTTTGGCGGGAAAGTCAAAGAAGAATTCGTGGAGAATAGAAGCCTCCCGGTTCTGGAAAATGCGAAGGACTGGCTGGACCGGTATTTTGCGGGGAAGAAGCCGGAGATATCCGAACTGCCGCTTGCGCCGATGGGAAGCGCATTCCAGCAAGGCGTATGGGAACTTCTCTGCGAGATTCCCTATGGGCAGGTTACCACTTATGGGGAGATCGCGAAAAAAATGGCAGCGAGGATGGGAAAAAGCAGCATGTCCGGCCAGGCGGTCGGAGGGGCGGTCGGCCATAATCCGATCTCTATCATTATCCCCTGCCACCGGGTTGTAGGCGCGAACGGGAGCCTGACCGGGTATGCAGGCGGAATTAAGAAAAAGGTAAAACTGCTGGATCACGAAGGCGTGGATCTGCAGAAATTTTTTATACCCAAAGAGGGAACGGCACTATAA
- a CDS encoding SAVED domain-containing protein: MGGRDASRGFLYQGFASVLEALTNKNKWDKIYVEFPTTDDKVDIALGLQNQIVKCIQVKSTINTFAKSDIKTCITDIIKDMESPEYELFLIGQCDKSANTFIKSIDKYYEGVIDKEAESSLSGFDTELLDNKKIRFSILPFDIDILEKIVRDSLHQYISSNKQMMTFDQIRFIASTTVNDQMISSTHGRGVDRKEFDEEMEKRILLVADKYFPKRIPIGVKSFTRAVGRLEEDVDKCLSFVDKFADRKLKDEYDWNGDIYRNLKEFLLTNTSNRHAYQILMDAHISIAFAAGRILDSKSGVNIFPVQKSSTNGTVLWDVKLSSKKDYAKWEILHERFNENQYDSALVLNVSRDIYNDVVKFIKERDLSIGRIINCKLNGVEATNFSIEDGTHATILANSVYSAIGKRSIMERRATLHIFASAPTAFMFSLGQNSSGFGNCILYEYDFELKNSCTYSQSISFTN; encoded by the coding sequence ATGGGTGGAAGAGATGCTTCAAGGGGTTTTTTATACCAGGGATTTGCGTCCGTATTAGAGGCGTTAACTAATAAAAATAAGTGGGACAAGATTTATGTTGAGTTCCCTACAACAGATGATAAGGTAGATATAGCATTAGGACTACAAAATCAAATTGTTAAATGCATACAAGTAAAATCCACGATAAATACGTTTGCTAAATCTGATATCAAGACATGTATCACGGATATTATAAAGGATATGGAAAGTCCGGAATATGAATTATTCTTAATTGGGCAGTGTGATAAGTCCGCCAATACATTTATAAAGTCAATTGATAAGTATTATGAAGGAGTGATTGATAAAGAAGCAGAATCTTCGTTAAGTGGTTTTGATACAGAGTTGCTTGATAATAAGAAAATAAGGTTTTCTATCTTGCCATTTGATATAGATATATTAGAAAAGATAGTTAGAGATTCTTTGCACCAGTATATTTCATCTAACAAACAAATGATGACGTTTGATCAAATTAGGTTTATTGCTTCGACTACTGTGAATGACCAGATGATATCTTCAACACATGGCAGAGGTGTTGACAGAAAAGAATTTGATGAGGAAATGGAAAAGCGTATTCTTCTTGTTGCTGATAAGTATTTCCCTAAAAGAATACCTATCGGTGTAAAAAGTTTTACCCGAGCAGTAGGGCGTTTAGAAGAAGATGTAGATAAGTGCTTATCATTTGTTGATAAGTTTGCTGACCGGAAGTTAAAAGATGAATATGATTGGAACGGAGATATATACAGAAATTTGAAAGAATTTCTGCTGACAAATACAAGCAACAGGCATGCCTATCAGATCTTAATGGATGCGCATATATCCATAGCCTTCGCTGCAGGAAGAATTCTTGATAGTAAATCAGGCGTTAATATATTCCCAGTACAAAAATCTTCAACTAATGGCACTGTATTATGGGATGTGAAATTGTCGTCTAAAAAAGACTATGCGAAATGGGAAATATTGCATGAAAGGTTTAATGAGAATCAATATGATTCGGCATTAGTATTAAACGTCTCTCGTGATATTTATAATGATGTGGTAAAATTCATAAAAGAAAGAGATTTGTCCATTGGGCGTATCATTAATTGCAAGTTAAACGGAGTAGAAGCTACAAATTTTTCTATAGAAGATGGAACACATGCCACTATTTTAGCTAATTCAGTTTATAGCGCTATTGGCAAAAGAAGTATTATGGAACGGCGTGCAACACTGCATATTTTTGCTTCTGCTCCAACTGCATTTATGTTTTCCTTGGGGCAAAATTCGTCTGGATTTGGCAACTGCATTCTATATGAGTACGATTTTGAACTAAAGAATTCTTGTACGTATTCGCAGTCAATTAGTTTTACTAATTAA
- a CDS encoding protein translocase subunit SecDF has product MKNKKLNIWIALGVIFLFVYLAVFGCGGGIKGMRDMRFGIDIRGGVEAVFEPAGTKEKPTKAELEMAREVIETRLDAQNILDREVTVDEKAGNIIVRFPWKSDEKDFDPETAIQELGQMAELTFRGPDGTVYVKGSDVARSRAALDEQKRNIVELEFTSKGAEKFANATEELAGQNMGIYMDEEMISNPLVNGKITGGKAEITGMASKEESQDLADKINSGALPFSMETTNYNTISPTLGDRALNAMAAAAGITMVLICLFMVAWYRLPGIISCLTLAFQIALQILAISVPQYTITLPGIAGLILSGGMAVDANIIISERISEELKKGSSVKRAIKSGYQRAFSSVLDGNITTAAVAGILMIFGSGTMLSFGYTLLTGVIINLLAGVWMSRSMLNSIIRYGFFNQGKWFCKKRDKKVLHFTEAKRYFFLASIAVIVSGTIWSAANGVKLDTQFTGGVILKYTYSGKADTGQIQQKVEDIADRSVSVQTSEDPSTGEKKLVLTLAGKNGLSPDQQKQILNTLNKGNDNRFQTSETYAVEPYIGAKALKNSVIAIILSFLFIIVYIRLRFSALGGLAAGVTAVLALMHDICIVLFVFGIFRIPLNDAFVAVTLTIIGYSINDTIVLYDRIREHRNTMKRKGTLAELVDLSTTETLGRSINTAFTVILCAFIILAASIVYQMESITKFSLPLLAGLVSGCYSSICIAAPLWVWWEEQVQKRKTGMKRK; this is encoded by the coding sequence ATGAAGAATAAAAAATTAAATATTTGGATTGCTCTTGGGGTAATCTTTCTTTTTGTGTACCTCGCAGTCTTCGGCTGTGGGGGCGGCATCAAGGGAATGCGCGACATGCGCTTTGGCATTGATATCCGAGGCGGCGTGGAGGCCGTATTTGAGCCGGCAGGAACGAAGGAAAAACCGACAAAGGCAGAACTGGAAATGGCAAGGGAAGTCATCGAGACCCGGCTGGATGCCCAGAATATTCTGGACCGGGAGGTGACGGTGGATGAAAAGGCAGGCAACATCATCGTCAGATTCCCATGGAAATCCGATGAAAAGGACTTTGACCCGGAAACCGCCATCCAGGAATTAGGCCAGATGGCAGAGTTAACGTTCCGTGGGCCTGACGGCACCGTGTATGTGAAAGGCTCGGATGTAGCCAGAAGCCGGGCGGCGCTGGATGAGCAGAAGAGAAACATCGTGGAACTGGAGTTTACCAGCAAGGGTGCGGAAAAATTTGCCAATGCCACGGAGGAACTGGCAGGACAGAATATGGGAATCTACATGGATGAGGAGATGATTTCCAATCCGCTGGTGAATGGGAAGATCACAGGCGGGAAGGCTGAGATCACAGGGATGGCCTCCAAGGAGGAGAGCCAGGATCTCGCGGATAAGATTAATTCCGGGGCGCTGCCGTTCTCCATGGAGACGACGAATTACAATACCATCAGTCCTACGCTTGGAGACCGGGCGCTGAATGCGATGGCGGCAGCGGCAGGGATCACGATGGTTCTGATCTGCCTCTTTATGGTTGCGTGGTACCGGCTTCCGGGCATCATTAGCTGCCTGACGCTGGCCTTTCAGATCGCGCTGCAGATCCTGGCCATCTCGGTGCCGCAGTATACGATCACCCTTCCGGGCATCGCAGGGCTGATACTGTCGGGAGGCATGGCTGTAGACGCCAACATCATTATCAGTGAGAGGATCAGCGAGGAATTGAAGAAAGGGAGTTCCGTGAAACGAGCGATAAAGAGCGGGTACCAAAGGGCATTTTCTTCTGTTCTGGACGGAAATATCACGACGGCGGCTGTGGCGGGCATTTTGATGATATTTGGCTCTGGCACGATGCTAAGCTTCGGATATACGCTGCTGACCGGCGTGATCATCAATCTGCTGGCAGGCGTGTGGATGTCCAGAAGCATGCTGAATTCTATAATCCGGTACGGCTTTTTTAACCAGGGGAAGTGGTTTTGCAAAAAGCGTGATAAGAAGGTGCTGCACTTTACTGAGGCAAAGCGGTATTTCTTTTTGGCAAGTATTGCTGTTATTGTCTCTGGAACCATATGGAGCGCGGCAAATGGCGTGAAGCTGGATACCCAGTTTACTGGAGGCGTCATTTTAAAATATACCTACTCCGGGAAGGCGGATACCGGACAGATACAACAGAAAGTGGAGGATATCGCAGACAGAAGCGTCAGCGTCCAGACATCGGAAGATCCCTCTACAGGGGAGAAGAAACTGGTACTGACGCTGGCGGGAAAGAACGGGCTGTCTCCGGATCAGCAGAAGCAGATTCTCAATACGCTGAATAAAGGAAATGATAACCGGTTTCAGACTTCCGAGACGTATGCGGTGGAACCCTATATCGGAGCAAAGGCACTGAAGAATTCCGTCATAGCGATCATACTTTCTTTTCTTTTTATTATTGTATATATCCGCCTGCGCTTTTCTGCACTTGGAGGACTGGCAGCCGGGGTTACGGCGGTTCTGGCGCTTATGCATGATATCTGCATCGTGCTGTTCGTATTCGGGATATTCCGGATACCGCTGAATGATGCGTTTGTGGCAGTGACGCTGACGATTATCGGGTATTCCATCAATGATACGATCGTATTGTATGATCGGATCCGCGAGCACAGGAATACGATGAAAAGGAAAGGAACTCTGGCGGAACTGGTGGATCTTAGCACGACGGAAACTCTGGGACGGTCGATCAACACGGCATTTACCGTGATCCTATGTGCATTTATTATTCTGGCTGCCTCGATCGTCTACCAGATGGAGTCTATCACGAAGTTCTCCCTCCCGCTTCTTGCAGGGCTGGTATCGGGATGCTATTCGTCAATCTGCATCGCCGCGCCTCTGTGGGTATGGTGGGAAGAACAGGTTCAAAAGCGGAAGACAGGGATGAAAAGGAAATGA